The proteins below come from a single Afipia felis ATCC 53690 genomic window:
- a CDS encoding DUF192 domain-containing protein encodes MTFGISGLRAGRVAVALLALAFGCIAAAGSARAADMQTFEIVTKSGVKVFNVEVAKTTEERERGLMFRKELPDGQGMLFDFSPEQNVSMWMKNTYVSLDMIFIRADGRILRIAENTTPLSERIISSGGPVKAVLEVVAGTARKDGIAPGDRVAGPLFGRN; translated from the coding sequence ATGACGTTTGGAATTTCCGGATTGAGAGCGGGGCGGGTGGCCGTGGCTTTGTTGGCGCTCGCTTTTGGCTGCATTGCCGCTGCGGGCTCCGCGCGGGCAGCGGATATGCAGACGTTCGAGATCGTCACTAAGTCCGGCGTGAAGGTTTTCAACGTTGAGGTGGCGAAGACTACGGAAGAGCGCGAGCGCGGCCTGATGTTCCGCAAGGAACTGCCTGACGGGCAGGGCATGCTGTTCGACTTTTCGCCGGAGCAAAACGTTTCGATGTGGATGAAGAACACCTATGTCTCTCTCGATATGATCTTCATCCGGGCCGACGGCCGGATACTCCGGATCGCGGAAAACACCACGCCGCTGTCGGAGCGGATCATCTCCTCTGGGGGGCCGGTCAAGGCAGTGCTGGAGGTGGTGGCTGGAACTGCACGGAAGGATGGCATCGCGCCAGGCGACCGGGTCGCGGGACCGCTGTTCGGACGCAATTAA
- a CDS encoding cold-shock protein — MGTDNFESKRLIEQQLGGGSASRLGSQEFAAPQGRNSADPFAGLEDGAAANLVELSGVIKWFDASKGYGFIVPDNGWPDILLHVTVLRRDGFQTAYEGARLVCECVQRHKGYQAFRILSMDESTAIHPAQMLPPRTHVSVTPTSGLERAQVKWFNRLRGFGFVSCGEGTPDIFVHMETLRRYGMTELRPGQYVLVRYGPGSKGMMAAEIQPEVGAGGLSSH, encoded by the coding sequence ATGGGGACGGACAATTTCGAGTCCAAACGGCTTATCGAGCAACAGCTCGGAGGTGGTTCAGCATCGCGGCTTGGCTCGCAGGAGTTTGCCGCGCCGCAGGGCCGCAACAGCGCCGATCCGTTCGCGGGACTGGAGGATGGCGCGGCTGCCAACCTTGTCGAATTGAGCGGTGTCATCAAATGGTTCGACGCCTCGAAGGGCTACGGCTTCATCGTTCCTGACAATGGCTGGCCGGATATTCTCCTGCATGTCACCGTCTTGCGGCGCGATGGCTTCCAGACCGCCTATGAAGGCGCGCGCCTGGTGTGCGAATGCGTGCAGCGGCACAAGGGTTATCAGGCTTTCCGCATCCTCTCGATGGATGAATCGACCGCCATTCATCCGGCGCAGATGCTGCCGCCGCGTACCCATGTCAGCGTGACGCCGACGAGCGGGTTGGAGCGTGCCCAAGTGAAATGGTTCAACCGCCTGCGCGGCTTCGGTTTCGTGTCGTGTGGCGAGGGAACGCCGGACATTTTCGTCCATATGGAAACGCTGCGCCGCTACGGCATGACCGAACTGCGTCCCGGCCAATACGTGCTGGTACGCTATGGGCCCGGGTCCAAGGGCATGATGGCTGCGGAGATCCAGCCAGAGGTCGGCGCGGGCGGACTGTCGTCGCACTAA
- a CDS encoding VOC family protein translates to MRYLHTMLRVRNLDTALKFYCDALGLKESYRTENEKGRFTLVFLMAPEDEALVKQSPGRGAPFVELTWNWDEEAYGEDRFFGHLAYEVDDIYATCERLSKLGIVINRPPRDGQMAFIRSPDLHSIELLQKGNALPPQEPWLSMKNTGHW, encoded by the coding sequence ATGCGCTATCTCCACACCATGCTTCGGGTCCGTAACCTCGATACCGCGCTCAAATTCTACTGCGATGCGCTGGGATTGAAGGAATCTTACCGCACGGAGAATGAAAAAGGCCGTTTCACTCTGGTGTTTCTCATGGCGCCGGAAGACGAAGCGCTTGTGAAGCAATCGCCGGGGCGTGGTGCACCGTTTGTGGAATTGACCTGGAATTGGGATGAGGAAGCCTACGGCGAAGACCGTTTCTTCGGCCATCTCGCTTATGAGGTCGACGACATCTATGCGACCTGCGAGCGTCTTTCCAAACTCGGCATTGTCATCAACCGCCCGCCACGCGACGGCCAGATGGCCTTCATTCGCTCGCCCGATCTGCACTCGATCGAGCTTCTGCAGAAAGGCAACGCGCTGCCGCCGCAGGAGCCGTGGCTGTCGATGAAGAACACCGGCCACTGGTGA